A region of Ornithodoros turicata isolate Travis chromosome 5, ASM3712646v1, whole genome shotgun sequence DNA encodes the following proteins:
- the LOC135393887 gene encoding myelin regulatory factor-like protein isoform X4: MDVVGEDQALQAVLGRADFGGIDNEALDFSQLEDYINNDSNVYFHDDLVSSVGSESPTLLKRLQPQQQTASTNNVHQSAAPQVVCSSNGTIEDALPSVATLLRSSFSSLPKPSLNGTTSLTTHHQLPESPPDSGSEPPFSPTIDEPKLTGGVTRQKEAIMQQSPGEPVTHFGGYINHAVAPVHSHTNQTPAAMTTHMLPGNSPERQQLLGTLPSMLNIPAQGSQATMTPLYNQLYLPGPHLQDLEELSQDDFMCDELGSPGTSSSRKRRKVGDSQQGCPTSMANGQVQVKQEPAASLDSSSSVYAQGEDDSNYDLSGDGTFLDSSLQCIRFQPFQPNAWHALHDRALNLLPPAIFRVDADKGFNFSNADEAFVCQKKNHFQVTVHIQAIGDPAFVKTADTLKPIDAFYLHFYGVKVESPSQTIKVEQSQSDRSKRPFYPLLVELSGDQVVKRTIGRLHFSETTSNNMRKKGKPNPDQRYFYLVVSLSAHCGDQTYHIASQASERIIVRASNPGQFENDMELSWQKGQTPESIFHSGRVGINTEKPDESLVVHGNVKLTGHIVQPSDQRAKTDVVELDTKEQLKNVANMRIVRYRYIPEFAEQVGMSETTDTGILAQEVQEILPDAVRPGGDVVLSNGHSIESFLVVNKERIFMENVGAVKELCKVTDNLETRIDELERINKKLTKLKRVDSVKSSGSSSTAFSRSSSFPSRRKPMLHGKRSDKPFCSNKFVQGTIIILVLVMAFCLVAMATLYILEWQRRATPDAGHSVHIANISGYHVGNRNGIINTTRQKDGVPTESSKTHGNGDQKSSSITSKWSEQHSSPSHWTSTHSSIAVPRVSTKATQPPATFPSTIVPILKPKVVGTPPECLDGVLAPCSTHCCPPAAEPHTENNQRVGPPPIATGTHEQPTVIELDGTGVSGNAMNTDHSVSNASSFLAVDHLGGTGSGTVVDVQDNSAQWNKGAITTESRLPLEQSTHSSTSVGAGPEGKIQLTQRNAVDPARTDTRRQSKMYSAKGDNHPVVVGLKLLELNTTLGQEYCNTLQCVRSTGPSFSYLVPLSRYMRRQYVTLQFRLTAPHKMVSCAPLEKHMSCAVPLPGLGVLPHAYSHEHQPTEESSPSWRVPIGLFLQSTYSFRILKQGAASDAPCDLPASRAGESFWEYVVTFHRHCEK, translated from the exons GCCGGGCCGACTTCGGTGGCATCGATAATGAGGCATTAGACTTCAGTCAACTAGAGGACTACATCAATAATGACAGCAATGT CTACTTTCACGACGACCTAGTGAGTTCAGTGGGCTCCGAGTCTCCAACACTGCTCAAGCGTCTTCAGCCTCAGCAACAGACAGCCAGCACCAACAATGTCCACCAGTCCGCAGCTCCACAGGTGGTATGCAGCAGCAATGGGACCATAGAAGACGCCCTTCCCAGTGTTGCAACTCTCCTGCGTTCCTCGTTCAGCAGCCTGCCCAAGCCTTCTCTTAATGGAACAACATCATT AACAACACACCACCAGCTACCAGAAAGCCCTCCAGATTCAGGATCAGAGCCACCTTTTTCACCGACAATCGACG AACCAAAGCTGACGGGCGGAGTAACGAGACAGAAGGAAGCTATCATGCAGCAATCCCCCGGTGAACCTGTGACCCATTTTGGTGGTTACATCAACCATGCTGTTGCTCCAGTGCATTCT CATACAAACCAAACACCAGCAGCTATGACTACGCACATGTTGCCCGGGAATTCCCCAGAGAGACAACAACTGTTGGGCACACTGCCCAGCATGCTCAACATTCCTGCACAGGGCTCTCAAGCCACCATGACACCTCTTTACAATCAGTTATACCTTCCCGGTCCCCATCTACAGGACCTCGAAGAGCTGAG CCAAGACGATTTCATGTGCGACGAGCTGGGCAGCCCGGGAACCAGTTCGTCGAGGAAGAGGAGAAAAGTTGGTGATTCACAGCAGGGGTGTCCCACCAGCATGGCCAATGGACAAGTTCAAGTCAAACAGGAACCGG CAGCTTCACTAGACAGTTCCTCAAGCGTCTACGCTCAAGGGGAGGATGACTCCAACTACGATCTTAGTGGTGATGGAACGTTCCTCGACTCCAGCCTCCAGTGCATCCGGTTTCAACCATTCCAACCCAATGCATGGCATGCACTACATGATAGGGCACTCAACTTACT TCCTCCAGCCATATTTCGTGTGGATGCAGACAAGGGCTTCAACTTCAGCAATGCAGATGAAGCTTTTGTCTGTCAAAAGAAGAACCATTTTCAAGTGACAGTGCACATACAGGCCATTGGAGACCCCGCCTTTGTCAAGACGGCGGATACTCTCAAACCGATCGATGCCTTTTACCTCCACTTTTACGGCGTTAAG GTTGAATCCCCCTCCCAAACCATCAAAGTGGAACAGTCACAGTCAGATCGAAGCAAAAGGCCATTTTACCCACTCCT GGTGGAGCTCAGCGGAGACCAGGTGGTGAAACGCACAATAGGACGTCTACACTTTAGTGAAACAACCTCCAACAACATGCGCAAAAAGGGGAAGCCCAATCCTGATCAGAGATACTTCTACTTAGTAGTCAGTCTAAGCGCACACTGTGGAGACCAGACGTACCATATTGCTTCTCAGGCCTCGGAACGCATCATTGTCCGT GCCTCCAATCCCGGTCAGTTTGAGAACGACATGGAGCTCTCTTGGCAGAAAGGGCAGACACCAGAGTCGATATTTCACTCG GGTCGAGTGGGTATCAACACGGAAAAACCGGACGAGTCGCTGGTTGTGCACGGAAATGTGAAACTGACGGGACACATTGTCCAGCCATCAGATCAAAGGGCAAAGACAGATGTTGTTGAG CTGGACACAAAAGAGCAGCTCAAGAATGTTGCGAACATGCGCATTGTTCGGTACCGCTACATTCCGGAGTTTGCCGAGCAAGTGGGAATGTCTGAAACCACGGACACAGGAATCCTTGCTCAGGAAGTACAAGAAATCCTTCCAGATGCAGTGAGGCCAGGTGGCGACGTGGTTCTTTCGAACGGTCACAGCATCGAGAGCTTCCTCGTGGTCAACAAG GAACGCATCTTCATGGAGAACGTAGGTGCTGTCAAAGAGCTATGCAAAGTAACCGACAATTTGGAGACTCGCATCGACGAGCTGGAACGTATCAATAAGAAGCTAACCAAGCTGAAGCGGGTCGACAGTGTCAAGTCTAGTGGAAGCAGTAGCACGGCCTTCAG TCGAAGCAGTTCCTTCCCGTCGAGAAGAAAACCTATGCTGCACGGCAAACGGTCCGACAAGCCCTTCTGCAGCAATAAATTTGTGCAGGGGACAATCATTATTCTTGTCCTGGTTATGGCCTTCTG tCTCGTTGCTATGGCGACATTGTACATTTTGGAGTGGCAGAGGAGAGCGACACCAGACGCTGGACACTC AGTGCATATAGCAAATATCTCCGGCTACCATGTGGGGAATCGAAATGGAATCATCAACACAACACGGCAGAAAGACGGGGTTCCTACAGAGTCGTCAAAGACGCATGGGAATGGAG ATCAAAAGTCATCGAGTATTACGTCAAAGTGGTCAGAGCAGCATTCGTCACCGTCGCATTGGACATCCACTCACAGTTCGATAGCAGTCCCGAGGGTGTCTACAAAAGCTACTCAACCACCGGCAACATTCCCATCGACTATTGTGCCGATACTCAAGCCAAAG GTGGTAGGTACCCCTCCAGAGTGTCTGGACGGTGTCCTTGCACCATGCAGCACCCACTGCTGCCCTCCCGCTGCTGAACCTCACACGGAAAACAATCAGAGGGTTGGGCCTCCACCCATCGCAACGGGCACACACGAACAGCCTACCGTCATCGAGCTCGATGGTACCGGAGTGTCAG GTAACGCAATGAACACAGATCATTCTGTCTCCAATGCGTCTTCCTTCCTGGCTGTAGACCACTTGGGAGGAACGGGAAGTGGCACCGTGGTGGACGTTCAGGACAACAGTGCTCAGTGGAACAAGGGCGCAATTACTACGGAGTCACGCCTCCCTTTGGAACAGAGCACCCATTCCTCAACTTCTGTCGGTGCCGGTCCAGAGGGAAAGATACAACTCACCCAACGCAATGCTGTAGATCCAGCACGTACTGACACAAGGCGGCAGTCCAAGATGTATAGTGCCAAAG GTGACAATCATCCAGTCGTCGTGGGCCTCAAGTTGCTCGAACTGAATACAACATTAGGTCAAGAATATTGCAACACCCTGCAGTGTGTACGCAGCACGGGGCCATCGTTCAGCTATTTGGTCCCTCTATCACGATACATGCGGCGCCAGTATGTAACGTTACAGTTCAG GCTGACAGCTCCACACAAAATGGTGAGCTGTGCTCCACTAGAAAAACACATGTCATGCGCTGTGCCTCTACCCGGTCTTGGTGTTTTGCCACATGCCTACTCGCATGAGCATCAACCAACAGAG GAGTCCAGCCCTTCATGGAGGGTTCCAATCGGACTCTTCCTCCAGAGCACGTACAGCTTCAGAATACTCAAGCAGGGGGCAGCATCCGATGCG CCTTGTGATCTACCTGCATCCAGGGCTGGAGAAAGCTTCTGGGAATATGTCGTCACATTTCATAGGCACTGTGAAAAGTGA
- the LOC135393887 gene encoding myelin regulatory factor-like protein isoform X5: protein MDVVGEDQALQAVLGRADFGGIDNEALDFSQLEDYINNDSNVYFHDDLVSSVGSESPTLLKRLQPQQQTASTNNVHQSAAPQVVCSSNGTIEDALPSVATLLRSSFSSLPKPSLNGTTSLTTHHQLPESPPDSGSEPPFSPTIDEPKLTGGVTRQKEAIMQQSPGEPVTHFGGYINHAVAPVHSHTNQTPAAMTTHMLPGNSPERQQLLGTLPSMLNIPAQGSQATMTPLYNQLYLPGPHLQDLEELSQDDFMCDELGSPGTSSSRKRRKVGDSQQGCPTSMANGQVQVKQEPASLDSSSSVYAQGEDDSNYDLSGDGTFLDSSLQCIRFQPFQPNAWHALHDRALNLLPPAIFRVDADKGFNFSNADEAFVCQKKNHFQVTVHIQAIGDPAFVKTADTLKPIDAFYLHFYGVKVESPSQTIKVEQSQSDRSKRPFYPLLVELSGDQVVKRTIGRLHFSETTSNNMRKKGKPNPDQRYFYLVVSLSAHCGDQTYHIASQASERIIVRASNPGQFENDMELSWQKGQTPESIFHSGRVGINTEKPDESLVVHGNVKLTGHIVQPSDQRAKTDVVELDTKEQLKNVANMRIVRYRYIPEFAEQVGMSETTDTGILAQEVQEILPDAVRPGGDVVLSNGHSIESFLVVNKERIFMENVGAVKELCKVTDNLETRIDELERINKKLTKLKRVDSVKSSGSSSTAFSRSSSFPSRRKPMLHGKRSDKPFCSNKFVQGTIIILVLVMAFCLVAMATLYILEWQRRATPDAGHSVHIANISGYHVGNRNGIINTTRQKDGVPTESSKTHGNGDQKSSSITSKWSEQHSSPSHWTSTHSSIAVPRVSTKATQPPATFPSTIVPILKPKVVGTPPECLDGVLAPCSTHCCPPAAEPHTENNQRVGPPPIATGTHEQPTVIELDGTGVSGNAMNTDHSVSNASSFLAVDHLGGTGSGTVVDVQDNSAQWNKGAITTESRLPLEQSTHSSTSVGAGPEGKIQLTQRNAVDPARTDTRRQSKMYSAKGDNHPVVVGLKLLELNTTLGQEYCNTLQCVRSTGPSFSYLVPLSRYMRRQYVTLQFRLTAPHKMVSCAPLEKHMSCAVPLPGLGVLPHAYSHEHQPTEESSPSWRVPIGLFLQSTYSFRILKQGAASDAPCDLPASRAGESFWEYVVTFHRHCEK, encoded by the exons GCCGGGCCGACTTCGGTGGCATCGATAATGAGGCATTAGACTTCAGTCAACTAGAGGACTACATCAATAATGACAGCAATGT CTACTTTCACGACGACCTAGTGAGTTCAGTGGGCTCCGAGTCTCCAACACTGCTCAAGCGTCTTCAGCCTCAGCAACAGACAGCCAGCACCAACAATGTCCACCAGTCCGCAGCTCCACAGGTGGTATGCAGCAGCAATGGGACCATAGAAGACGCCCTTCCCAGTGTTGCAACTCTCCTGCGTTCCTCGTTCAGCAGCCTGCCCAAGCCTTCTCTTAATGGAACAACATCATT AACAACACACCACCAGCTACCAGAAAGCCCTCCAGATTCAGGATCAGAGCCACCTTTTTCACCGACAATCGACG AACCAAAGCTGACGGGCGGAGTAACGAGACAGAAGGAAGCTATCATGCAGCAATCCCCCGGTGAACCTGTGACCCATTTTGGTGGTTACATCAACCATGCTGTTGCTCCAGTGCATTCT CATACAAACCAAACACCAGCAGCTATGACTACGCACATGTTGCCCGGGAATTCCCCAGAGAGACAACAACTGTTGGGCACACTGCCCAGCATGCTCAACATTCCTGCACAGGGCTCTCAAGCCACCATGACACCTCTTTACAATCAGTTATACCTTCCCGGTCCCCATCTACAGGACCTCGAAGAGCTGAG CCAAGACGATTTCATGTGCGACGAGCTGGGCAGCCCGGGAACCAGTTCGTCGAGGAAGAGGAGAAAAGTTGGTGATTCACAGCAGGGGTGTCCCACCAGCATGGCCAATGGACAAGTTCAAGTCAAACAGGAACCGG CTTCACTAGACAGTTCCTCAAGCGTCTACGCTCAAGGGGAGGATGACTCCAACTACGATCTTAGTGGTGATGGAACGTTCCTCGACTCCAGCCTCCAGTGCATCCGGTTTCAACCATTCCAACCCAATGCATGGCATGCACTACATGATAGGGCACTCAACTTACT TCCTCCAGCCATATTTCGTGTGGATGCAGACAAGGGCTTCAACTTCAGCAATGCAGATGAAGCTTTTGTCTGTCAAAAGAAGAACCATTTTCAAGTGACAGTGCACATACAGGCCATTGGAGACCCCGCCTTTGTCAAGACGGCGGATACTCTCAAACCGATCGATGCCTTTTACCTCCACTTTTACGGCGTTAAG GTTGAATCCCCCTCCCAAACCATCAAAGTGGAACAGTCACAGTCAGATCGAAGCAAAAGGCCATTTTACCCACTCCT GGTGGAGCTCAGCGGAGACCAGGTGGTGAAACGCACAATAGGACGTCTACACTTTAGTGAAACAACCTCCAACAACATGCGCAAAAAGGGGAAGCCCAATCCTGATCAGAGATACTTCTACTTAGTAGTCAGTCTAAGCGCACACTGTGGAGACCAGACGTACCATATTGCTTCTCAGGCCTCGGAACGCATCATTGTCCGT GCCTCCAATCCCGGTCAGTTTGAGAACGACATGGAGCTCTCTTGGCAGAAAGGGCAGACACCAGAGTCGATATTTCACTCG GGTCGAGTGGGTATCAACACGGAAAAACCGGACGAGTCGCTGGTTGTGCACGGAAATGTGAAACTGACGGGACACATTGTCCAGCCATCAGATCAAAGGGCAAAGACAGATGTTGTTGAG CTGGACACAAAAGAGCAGCTCAAGAATGTTGCGAACATGCGCATTGTTCGGTACCGCTACATTCCGGAGTTTGCCGAGCAAGTGGGAATGTCTGAAACCACGGACACAGGAATCCTTGCTCAGGAAGTACAAGAAATCCTTCCAGATGCAGTGAGGCCAGGTGGCGACGTGGTTCTTTCGAACGGTCACAGCATCGAGAGCTTCCTCGTGGTCAACAAG GAACGCATCTTCATGGAGAACGTAGGTGCTGTCAAAGAGCTATGCAAAGTAACCGACAATTTGGAGACTCGCATCGACGAGCTGGAACGTATCAATAAGAAGCTAACCAAGCTGAAGCGGGTCGACAGTGTCAAGTCTAGTGGAAGCAGTAGCACGGCCTTCAG TCGAAGCAGTTCCTTCCCGTCGAGAAGAAAACCTATGCTGCACGGCAAACGGTCCGACAAGCCCTTCTGCAGCAATAAATTTGTGCAGGGGACAATCATTATTCTTGTCCTGGTTATGGCCTTCTG tCTCGTTGCTATGGCGACATTGTACATTTTGGAGTGGCAGAGGAGAGCGACACCAGACGCTGGACACTC AGTGCATATAGCAAATATCTCCGGCTACCATGTGGGGAATCGAAATGGAATCATCAACACAACACGGCAGAAAGACGGGGTTCCTACAGAGTCGTCAAAGACGCATGGGAATGGAG ATCAAAAGTCATCGAGTATTACGTCAAAGTGGTCAGAGCAGCATTCGTCACCGTCGCATTGGACATCCACTCACAGTTCGATAGCAGTCCCGAGGGTGTCTACAAAAGCTACTCAACCACCGGCAACATTCCCATCGACTATTGTGCCGATACTCAAGCCAAAG GTGGTAGGTACCCCTCCAGAGTGTCTGGACGGTGTCCTTGCACCATGCAGCACCCACTGCTGCCCTCCCGCTGCTGAACCTCACACGGAAAACAATCAGAGGGTTGGGCCTCCACCCATCGCAACGGGCACACACGAACAGCCTACCGTCATCGAGCTCGATGGTACCGGAGTGTCAG GTAACGCAATGAACACAGATCATTCTGTCTCCAATGCGTCTTCCTTCCTGGCTGTAGACCACTTGGGAGGAACGGGAAGTGGCACCGTGGTGGACGTTCAGGACAACAGTGCTCAGTGGAACAAGGGCGCAATTACTACGGAGTCACGCCTCCCTTTGGAACAGAGCACCCATTCCTCAACTTCTGTCGGTGCCGGTCCAGAGGGAAAGATACAACTCACCCAACGCAATGCTGTAGATCCAGCACGTACTGACACAAGGCGGCAGTCCAAGATGTATAGTGCCAAAG GTGACAATCATCCAGTCGTCGTGGGCCTCAAGTTGCTCGAACTGAATACAACATTAGGTCAAGAATATTGCAACACCCTGCAGTGTGTACGCAGCACGGGGCCATCGTTCAGCTATTTGGTCCCTCTATCACGATACATGCGGCGCCAGTATGTAACGTTACAGTTCAG GCTGACAGCTCCACACAAAATGGTGAGCTGTGCTCCACTAGAAAAACACATGTCATGCGCTGTGCCTCTACCCGGTCTTGGTGTTTTGCCACATGCCTACTCGCATGAGCATCAACCAACAGAG GAGTCCAGCCCTTCATGGAGGGTTCCAATCGGACTCTTCCTCCAGAGCACGTACAGCTTCAGAATACTCAAGCAGGGGGCAGCATCCGATGCG CCTTGTGATCTACCTGCATCCAGGGCTGGAGAAAGCTTCTGGGAATATGTCGTCACATTTCATAGGCACTGTGAAAAGTGA